A DNA window from Fuerstiella sp. contains the following coding sequences:
- a CDS encoding LL-diaminopimelate aminotransferase has translation MVQINENFLKLKAGYLFPEIARRVSEFSQANPDADVIRLGIGDVTEPLPPAIVQAMHEAVDEMAGRESFRGYGPEQGYPFLRDSIAKYDYQDRGVSIGADEIFVSDGSKCDSGNILDIFGPGNRIAITDPVYPVYVDTNVMAGHTGPADDHGRYGGLVYLPVTEENNFIPQLPSEPVDLIYLCYPNNPTGTVATRETLGRWVNYAKECGSIILFDAAYEAYITDDDIPRSIYEISGAREVAVEFRSFSKNAGFTGTRCAFTVVPKDLTVASGGQQVSLHDLWNRRQCTKFNGASFVVQKGAAAAYSEEGRSQISDLVNFYMTNARLLREGLQKLGITVYGGEHAPYVWLKTPNDLSSWDFFDVLLSKGHLVGTPGSGFGASGEGYFRLSAFNSRENVEAALERFKSAVDRSVT, from the coding sequence ATGGTTCAGATCAACGAAAATTTTCTTAAGCTCAAAGCTGGCTACCTGTTTCCTGAGATCGCACGTCGCGTATCAGAGTTTTCGCAGGCCAACCCCGATGCTGACGTTATTCGGCTGGGGATTGGTGACGTGACTGAACCGCTGCCGCCGGCCATTGTGCAAGCCATGCATGAAGCCGTTGACGAAATGGCCGGTCGTGAATCATTTCGTGGATACGGCCCGGAACAGGGCTACCCGTTTCTGCGGGACAGCATTGCCAAGTATGACTACCAGGACCGCGGTGTGAGCATAGGGGCCGATGAAATATTTGTCTCCGACGGGTCCAAATGTGACAGTGGTAACATTCTGGATATTTTCGGACCGGGAAACCGTATTGCCATTACTGACCCGGTGTACCCGGTCTACGTGGACACCAACGTCATGGCAGGACACACCGGACCTGCCGATGATCACGGTCGCTACGGCGGGCTTGTCTATCTGCCGGTGACGGAAGAGAACAATTTCATTCCGCAACTTCCGTCGGAACCGGTGGATTTGATCTACCTGTGCTATCCCAACAATCCCACAGGAACTGTGGCGACTCGCGAAACTCTTGGTCGATGGGTGAACTACGCAAAAGAATGCGGCTCCATCATTCTGTTCGACGCTGCCTACGAAGCCTACATTACAGATGACGATATTCCGCGTTCGATTTATGAAATCAGCGGAGCCCGTGAGGTTGCGGTTGAGTTCCGCAGTTTCAGCAAAAACGCCGGTTTTACAGGGACACGATGTGCATTCACGGTTGTTCCGAAAGATCTCACGGTGGCGTCTGGCGGTCAACAGGTGTCATTGCATGATCTCTGGAATCGTCGGCAGTGTACGAAATTCAATGGTGCTTCCTTTGTAGTTCAGAAAGGAGCGGCTGCCGCGTACTCCGAAGAAGGTCGCAGCCAGATCAGCGACCTTGTGAATTTCTATATGACGAATGCCCGACTTCTGAGAGAAGGACTGCAGAAACTTGGAATCACAGTGTACGGAGGAGAACATGCGCCCTACGTTTGGCTCAAAACACCAAATGACCTCAGCAGCTGGGACTTCTTCGATGTGTTGCTGTCAAAGGGACATCTGGTTGGAACTCCTGGCAGTGGATTTGGCGCCTCAGGAGAAGGCTACTTTCGACTCAGCGCCTTTAACAGCCGCGAAAACGTGGAAGCTGCACTGGAACGGTTCAAGTCAGCAGTCGACCGGTCCGTTACGTGA